The sequence below is a genomic window from Cicer arietinum cultivar CDC Frontier isolate Library 1 chromosome 6, Cicar.CDCFrontier_v2.0, whole genome shotgun sequence.
AAAACGACAAACATCTATAGAAATAGGTATAGATAGGATTTGAAACATGTACGTGAAGTTGAAAGAACAACTCTGAATGAGATGGTTAGTTGGCAAACATAAATTAAGTTAAAGTGCAATGGTATTGGAGACGACgaaatatttagaaacaaaaccACATATGATTCTTCTAAAGAAAGTCCCAAAAATAACTGTGTTTCTAGGATAAAAATGTCCAcaaataagatatttttaatgtgtttattttttgtattttctcTATACTTTAGGAGGAGAAGGCGTAAGAGAAAATGTGTCTGAAAAtcctaattttaaattttatatagatGATTCAGACAGTCTAGTAGCGGTTCTAAGTTGATATTTAagattaacttaaatttttttcactAAAATTAACGGGAATGTCGAAAGTGACtaacaaaatcatatttaaaggAGCAAACTagaacaaaagttaattaacgAATCAAAAcgaaatttaaaacaaaaaaagataacggatcaaaaaattaatttaacctTGGTGTTAAGTTGTTTCTCTAGTGTGCATGCCACAGTTGCCTACCTACTAGAACTCAACTAGAGACGATCTCCCTTTGTGGCAAACTTTACTCATTTGTCCTAATAGTAAAAAATGTTGGATGTTGATCAGCACATGACCACTAGAGACGATCGGAGTCTTGGAGGGGTACTTGCAAGCACTCTGATGCTCAAGTCAGTATGAGTTGGAAGGAGCAAGAGGTAATGAATGAATGTGTACCTATTTTTTGGGTGCACGACTCTATTTATAGGGATTCCCCATGAGTTGGTGACGTGATGACAATTATTCTAGTGCGAAGAATTCGACGCGAAATGCAGGTAAACGTTTGATGGACGATAAATGGTTCTGACGAATAAGGCGCAAATTATATGCCTCGGATGAATTTGGAGGTTTCTGATCGCCTTGAGTTTGACCTTTGTTGGATTGGGCAAAGGCCTAATAACTACTGCGAATTGGGCCTAAATCCTATCCAAAAGAGATTCAATCCCACTTGTGATAGATTATTAGTCCCAAATAATTGGAGCTGATGTTTTTTTCTCGAGGTATGATTTTCTATTCTTTTGGTCTTGGATACTCATATGACGTATGAGGAATGAGAAGCTTTGGGACGATGTCATTATTACCACAACACTAGTTATCATTAGTTATCATAACATCTAGGTCACGTCTTTCTTATTGGTAATAGGTAAGGGTAGATTTTATCCCCTTATGTGTGAGTTTTAGTTACTTATCTCGTTCTTCTTGAATGTCGTTTCCTATTGGAAGCTAAAATTGTTATAGTAACTTTATTATTGCTAGGATTGACTGTTTTTCTCATCACCTCCTAACTACTAAAGGAGAACTTTGGATATCTTGAAGGCCTTTCAATGAGTGGTGGATGCAATATATTCTAATGTTATTCTTGAATTGTGACTCAAAGTGTTTAAGTTTCAAAATcaatgttttagttttttagatGATATTGGTGATTGTCTCTATATTATTTCCTTTTCCTCAACTTTATTGTAAGTTGTGTTAGGCATCAATCGAATAGTGTATCTCTTATCCTTGCAAAGGAAGCACCATCTATAGTATGTCcccttttattttgttatgttacATTTCGTATTTAACCATTGATTTTGAAATGATCAATGGTGATTGTCtccatattttttcttatttttaaactaTAGTTTCAGATGTGTTAAGCGTCAATTGAATAGTATAGTTTCTATCCTTGCAAAGGAAGCAATGTCCATAGTTTTGAATAGTATAACTTATATCCTTGCAAAGGAAGCAATGCCCATAGtttgttttagtttattttatcaTGTTACACTTCTTATGAAATAGAAGTTTTTTATTACAGctcaatcaaattaaaaatgatgaatataattataatgtCAAATAGATCAAtggtttacattttttttcttcttatttttatgaagaaaaaaaaataaaagaataaatatttgtattcgCAATCTCATACCTCAATTTTGGGaactttcaaacaattcaaactAAAAGAAAGCCgcgattttttaaaaatgtgatgaatttattttgtaaaaaaagatgTTAAAGTGCAAGCTTATCATTTTATTAACTTGTTCatagttttttaaatactatttcTTTAACGATAATAACTTTGATATCATTGTTTGTAAGTCTTCTTCATTCTCACAAGAGCAAACCATCTTATCTAAGAATCCTTTCTCCATATATTTTTGCTTGCACCTTTATCTTTATTCCACTTAGTTTCTCCTCATCTGTTACAATAGATCCAATGAAGTATGTTGAAGAACTTGACTTTGTTATGGCATATCACAATCACTATCTATAAGAATATTATCCACACTCACGATAGATTAGTTTAAAACACCTCTACTAGAAGCACCGTTTGAGTTTATGATAGAGTTCCTGTTgaaaatgatgatgataataatgagAGTTAttggtgtgaattgaaaaaaataagaaagtttGAATGATACACACTAGGAGTGTTCAACAATTGAGATAAGGCGAAGGTATGACAATTGGTGTATGTCCCAATTTTATGAAGGGGCGAAGATGCATGCAAATAGACCACGATTTTTGGAAGCTAAATATTTTTGGTATTGTCTTAGATTCCATGTGTATGAAGGAAAAATATTATACCTCTTAATATATATGACATTCATAAGTCAATTGAGCGCAATTTAACTATGATGATCTACAAGATTACTCAAAATGACATGAATGTAGGAATATATACTTGAGCTGACAAtgagtcttttattttatttttcttaaatcttTAGTAAAGGAAATATAGTTGCTCACGTCATAGCAAGTGCGAAGAGTTAACCTTTGTACGCAATTGCGAACAGTTAACCTTTGTACTCATTGTTGGACTACTAATATATGAAATAACTCTTCTACTATTagaaaactttttaattttttatttaaactcatATAACTTTATCAAATCATTCTTACAACTGAAACAGATGTCTTCAAGAGAAATTATAACATGATTACAGTTAACCATGAAccaatacttaaaaaaatatttaaaactttaacGATTATATATGTCGTCTTTTAAAAGTACACGTTAATAGTAATCTTCATTAACAAATGTCTTCAACAGAAATTATAACTTTGATTACAGTTCATCGTGAACCAATAttcgaaaaaatatttaaaactttaataattatatatgtcGTCTATTAGAAGTAGATGTTAATAGTAATCTTCATTTCCATGAACgagataatattttaaattataaaaataaagagaattatgaactaaaaataatgagataatatcttaaatattagTATATAATAGTCTACCATAGTACATAACTCATTTGTCTTCAAATATAAAACTCTATTTTCTTAAAGCAAATCTTTTGAAGAAACATGAGATTTTGGTTTTCATTCATTTGTATAAAATCAAAAAGATGAAACCAAGTTGCCATCATGGAGCGCGGacaagaatattttatattctttcCATGATAAAGGAAAAAGTATAAGAGATAAAGTTTACAACAATTCAAAGTCAGCATGAATAGAATAAAACAATCTTCTTTATCTTGGTGGTAGAATATGCTGAACACTACATGTCAACATAAATTAGGCAATAATCATGTCAGCATATATATATCGATAACCAGTATTGTATCCATGTGTATTAGACAACAAACTTACCTTTAATATAAACTTTAATCGAAAGTATTAGTTGTCGAATACAAGGAAATACATCTTCATGTAAGTAACTACATCATTGCATTTGACAATGCTCATCAATGATCAAACTcattaaacaaaataacaaacacattTCCTCAATCCTTGACTTTCACTTTGACCCGAAACAAAATCACTGTGCCTCAAAGGAGACTacaaaaaagaaagcaaaaatcCTTCCAATTTTGATGTGCTGAAATAATCACTAGTTCAAATAAACAAACAGAAACTCCATACCAAGAGAAAGCTATAACCATAACCTATACAATGAAGTCTCTTGTAGATGTGTGGTAATAAAGGTTAAACTCCATACCCTATACACAATAAGTTCTTCCAGTTCCGGATGAAAAGCCACCAACTGCAGCCACTAGCTTTGAGGAGACTCTAAGGTATCTAACATGTGTTGTATGGATTTCATAGGAGTTCCAGAAACTGACGTGTGTCAGACTCGGGGACACACCTAATCCCAATAGTGTCTGTGCTTCATAGATGAGAAGCACAAAAATACCAAATTAGCTCTGATTTGAGTTTTGTAGATCTTGCACCACCGGATGACTGCGGTTGGATGTGTCCGAGCGTGGCGTGTTTACAGTTTGAGGTTGTTGTCCTGCTTGTGTCATCAGTTGAGGGCCATGTTGCTGCTCTTGAAGAGCCTGCGATCTTCTTCTCCATCTAAAGAACTCCACAAGGATAGAACTTCCGCTCATCACCACACCAAAACCAGCAAATGTTGCAAGAAGGACTGAAAGAACTGCTTGCACGTGAACCTGCAATTGACAGATATCATAAGTCAGAAATCAGAATGCTAATATAGCATTATCAATATTTTCCTCAAGTTAAAAGTACAGGTTATAAGAAAATAGTTCACACAGAAATCGGTTACCAAGGAGTAAAATATATGTGCGAATAGAACCACCATAGCAAACTGGAAAGATGCATAAATCCATATGAACCTGCTCTTCACTGGACacatatttaaacaaaataatgtcAGGTGTTGACATAAATAAGTGAAACCCAACCTAGCAGTAACATCATGAAAATATTAGAATTAGCAAAATTAAGTAtgattacaaataaaaaacctACAATGCTAactgttaaaaaaatatgaatcattTCAGTATCCTAAATGTACCGGAAAATTGCTAGATCATTTTATACTATCCAACAAGCCTCAACATAATATTAACTAATGATATACACAACTGCAAGGGTGTGAATGTATTACACACATGGCCAATTGACTGTGACTGATCCAccattatttattcaaaatggATGATGAGTTATGAGAATAAGCGCTCATGAGGTGTCAGTTTAATGGTACAAGTTTGACTTTTGTAACCGCAAGGGACGTAGTTCAAATATCCTCGGAGACGGCTGTAAAATGACTATTAATGCcactataattaatattaattttcccCTTTCccaatgtttttttataaaaaaatctgaGAAAAagtattttgataatatttatcaatgttttacaAACCTACCCATGGTTGATGATGTCATGGAGGAGAGCAGACCAAGAACACAGGAAAATGGAAGAGATATGGCAATTGCACCAGTTCCCATTTTTGCAACCTGCAAAGAGGAGAATAACTAAGcctatataaaattaaaacttggACAGTTCATAGATAGAGGATGTTATTCTTACCAACAGTTGCTCAAGAAAACAAAAGTAGGCCAACATGCTGACAATGACAAGCACTGGAACTTCCTGCCAAACCCTATAAAATTAACAGACAAATAACATGGTTCAAGATTCTTGAAGATTCTATGATATCCATAAGCTTCTAATTGAGGCACATATCCATAACTAGTTCATTAATTAGAAATCAGTAAagatcttaatttttttgtctaaATTTTCCAGTTCTTAGGAGAAAGGAACCATAGAAATCCAAAGTTCGGCCGGAAGGTAAGTAAAATCTAGTCAAGGCTTGTTCTAGCCAAAGTTTGAGTTCGAACTCGAtagtcccaatcgatttgactTTCACTGAAGCTCATTAACTACTTGAGTCAAACACTTGGTTATTAGTAAAGATATTTGTCATACAAAAGTAGTACAAACttttttgaaacacaattaaacATGCTTGTACCCGTTTACATCTTCAAGTGGAGATCTACTTGCTCCACTAATCCGATTTCGAACACTTTGGATCCGTAATAGAGTGACAGGAAGGTTTTTCACATCCTCCTTGCAGACATCACAAGTCTTGTTACCCTTTATACTAAACCATTTAATAGCACATTCTTGGTGAGCCAAAGCAAGTTCACCTTTGCAACTACATTCCAACTTGAAGGTCTCACCTCCTTCACATAGTTCAACCAGACAGATTCTACACACAGCCTCTTCTTCAGCTATATCTTCACCACCGTCATCAGCATCTTCATTTTCTGAACAAAGAAAGCATTTGAAGCGAGTTACTGACCAGGAATAGTACAAGAAACACTAtgcattttaaaagttaatatgCATTCATGCTTGGCACATAATAACAGTGTTAATAAAGAGATATATACCAGTATCCTTCGTTGGAGACGCACTCAACAATTCATTTATTTCCTTTACTCGAGGAGTAGAAGGAACGACACGAAAAAATGaattcatcctccttaggcttttgTCCTTGTTGTTGGTAGGCACTGAGAGAGAGCGCGCTATCTTTCGCCGAGTCTCTTTTTTCTGCAAAAGAAACTAATAGATTAAAATGATGGTAACATTATTTTCATAATGTAAGGTTCAGCAACAATGACAGTTATAGCCAAAGCtagaaaaaatgaaattgaaagcATTGCTTAAAATCTTACACTCAGAGGACCACCAACACTTCCATTTCCACCATGAGTGGATTCTGTGTTTGAAATTCCAATATGTTCTACTGGCAATGATGAAGTTCTTTTAATCCGAGGAGTAAATATCTTACTAAGGGACAATGATCTAGAGATTAAAGGCTTTTCTCGAGGGCCCAAAGACGAAACTTCTGGAGTTGGTGTATTAGCCTTTTCAATATCTGCTGGTGTCCTATACCTGAAGCTCAATTTTGGTAGGATGTTTCTTATCGATGATTTGCCTTTTGATGTTGCAGATCTAGGTGAATTATTTATCGGTGCGTCAACACTGTGAGAACTCACCAGAAAATTCACTCTTTTGGGAGTAGGAGTCGGACTTGGTGTCATTGGCATTTTGATTGAAACAAAATCTTGAGAACACTCTTCTGGTGTTCTTGAGGGTATTTCAAGGAGAAGATTTTGTTTCTTCCGAGGCGGAACATGCGCAGTTTCTTCAGTTATCCCCATTGGATCATCATCCTATAAATACAATATTGAATCAACACAATAAGTGGTGCAGACACTGAAATATAACAgaataatagtaattaaaaattgaactaaaacacaattgaacttattacAAATGTCCTAATGAATTTATCTGCCTTCTTAACAAGCAGATTCTACCATTCCTCTTCACCCGAAAGGTACTATAGTTTTTGACATAGTATTTATGTAATGAAGGAATAGAACAATGCAAAAATAAATTCTTATAGATTAAATATTTGCATGATGacatatttaacaaatataatagaaatcaaataatcaaatatactGTCAGAAAACAAACTActaatgtttggttttctagcTGATATCTTTTACCAAACATCAGTAGTGCAAACAAAGCTGAAAAGATTTTCAGCAACATAATTCAAAGTAGATGAAACAAGATAGATCAagctcaattttattttttttttaaattataaagaatattaaaattttaagaccAACAAAAGAAGACACCCCAAAAAGCTACAAACTCCACCACCATAAAAGTTGTTGAGTGTTAGTGGAACATGTCTACAATagcaacataaaaaattaaaaatcttagTCCAACAAAACATCAACCtcaaaagaaccaaaacaaaGAGAAGGTGAAAGTAAAGTTAaggaagaattaaaaaaaagttgaattcaAATAGAGACTAGTCttggaaacaaaaatacaaatacCTTGTGAGCAACAGGAAGAGAAACTGCTATTCTGCAAGAAACATCATCAGGTTCCTGAGTTAcatgatttttttcttcaaaactcaTTTTGCTATTACAAATACAGAAAAAGAAAACCCAGAACTTAGAATtcaaaaagaaagcaaaataaGTAGTTACATTAACAAATGAATTTCAAAAACCAATGATACCATAGCACTTAGTTATTGCTTAGTGGGTGGTAGTAATTGACAGAGAtgagtaataataatgaaagaGACAAGGAGTGAGAAATTAATTCAAAGTGGACTGACTACACAGATAAGATGGAATGACTATGAATGAATTATGCACAAAAATCAAGCTTTTGAATTAATAACACCCTATAAACCAATTACTAAATATAGAAATACTTGTTTAGACACAgccataaataaatattatcactcttcttaattataacttataacCACTATTTAAGAATGAAACTTGTCTTCAAACATAagtattttttcaatttagtaaatgcatttattattattttcaaaatatatcctttaatattattacttttttttacaatatgaaacATTAAATTTAACACATGTAGATAcaagttattttaaaaacattaacacattaaattacacattaattattataccaattttttttaataaaagtccaaaaacaattaatatttatcgTAAAAAACAAACTAGTAGTATATAGACACACTTggaaaattaactatttatttatgctTTGTTCAAACTCATATTTATTCTCAACTAACTCTACAAACACATTAATTAATAGTAGACAAggagaataattttaaaaaataaaagtagttaaaagtaaatatatttatcaatgttGTGCTGGAGTGAAACACATATACAATtattatagaataaaatataagtaaaaaaattatttaaaagttgatgtattttgtcttaattttttatactattttttgtatattttatttgaaaggGAGTAAGTTTAGAGTTGTGCAAgaatatatgattaattaaaccgtattgataaattgaattgaattgcattgcacataaaaatcaaaccaattAAATGTTTCATGAATTGAActacataattaaaataatttagttaactaaatttaattcaaaaatcggtttaacaattttaaaacttttttaacttcaactaagatttttttttggaaaaaactATAGAAAATATCgaaactttttctttttgaacaaaatcaaaaaatattttaaattattttcttcttaaaaaacttttgagaaaaaattcaaaaatattttttttgaaaaataattgaaacatttttttgaaaatttttttatcaacaaattttttatatttatttttctcaaaaatatttttgccaaaatttttattcaaaaaaaaacaaaagaaattttttatgtcctaaaatattttatatctattttttttaaaaaaaaaaaactagttcaaaatctattttaactataaactgatttatatttataaatcaattttaaaacagtTTAAAATTACACTGaacttaattcaaaaataatatttaaaaataagaagctaagaaaaatataataaataaatattcgcatcaaataaatagttaatgttaaaataataaCGTGCCAGTTTATAATTACTAATTTAGTGTATAAGAAATAAACCATGTAAAGTATATTTGATGGAGTAAAATATACTTCACCATACATACCTtcttttttgttgataaaatcCTCCACACCACTTTTAGTATAAAGAAATAAGTCTTTATTACCAATAAATTGGTGATTAGCAGTCAAGTCACGCAACTTGTCCTATTTGTAACTAACTGTTTTTGAGTTTATTCATACTTCGTATTCACGCAATTATCATGCGACATATTATTCGGGTAAATGAGTTGAAAATGCTCGTGTCGACTTTTTGTGACGGCACATGAGAGCATATATTAGTATTACTactatttacaaaaaataatgtaGTAATTGGAGTAAATGTTGTGAGTTgaggaaaaagaaaaacttgTATTTCGGACCCGCCTATTTGCTTTGATTGCTTTATCAAAAGAATTCAATAGTACCAACTGAAGGAACCAGAAAAAGAAAGAACAATGAATCAATTCGACATCTTTTAGGAAATTAAAGGGAAGACCAACCCCACTTATAAGTGGATGGATAATGTTATACAAGAACATCTCAGCAGCAAAATTGTTTACTTGGAACCTTGCGATTGAACATCATTTAACTTCACCACCACTATTTATCAAAAAAGTTAGTTGTACACCTTACatccatttttctttttaatatttaaataaatgtacTTTCATATCAACTTCAGGTTGCTTATTCTTCTATCAACATAAATAAGTACTAGGAAAACATTAACAGGTACTCTTAAGTTACTTTTAGTAGGAATgggtaaaatatataattgattgaaCATATTGATCATTTGGACTCCACTGCACAGAAATAAAAACCAATCTTATTAAAtagtatatgaattaaattatatatttaaaataaattagttaactaaatttaattttaaaaaataatttaatcattttaaaactttttttgaccttaattaagatttttttttgaaaattttttgaagtttatttttctcaaaaaaaaaattcaaaaaatttaagtcaaaagaatttattttttttatgtaaaataactgaaaatttttatttctgaaaacatttttatcaaaatttttcacatctatttttctcaataaaaaaaattgaaaattttttgtcaaaaaaatatataaattattttctcgAGAAACTAATATGAAATCGATTTTAACAAAAAACATGTCCAAAATaactgatttatatttataaactagtTTTTATGAAAGTAGTTTTCAATAACTggatcaaataattaatatagtcAAATTCAGTTTAATTTTTGCATCATAAAAACCTCTACTTATTagtgtattaaaaatataaaattttatatataaaattgtgtatttatctttcttgaaaattttaaaatgcaaattttattttttttaaatataatcacTATTTATAGAAATGTTTTAACATGTGTCTTTAGTACAACCCAAATCATAATAGATACTGTTActgcaaaaggaaaagaaatgaggctatattatttatttgagttttttttaataacccaaattttaataaaattactattatgataactatatattaatttttttttacttagttAGAAGTTGTCATGTGTAAACATttcctaaaataaatttaaatttgtaatgacgatttttttaagaattttttttttttaattaaagaagtTGCCTTTTGAAAAAGAGACTtcttaaatctatattttttttaaagttaacgaaaaaattataattaatataattcctttataaaaaacaacaatacaaattttataaaaattaagtagattgattaaaattatttgtaacaTTTGAGCAATATTTTTAAGTAGAACTAGAATGAATGTTATAGAAAAAGTGTTAACAACACAACAAGAAGATAATCATGGACTGATTATACTTGAAAATATTGTCCAATTGTTACGGACAACTCTAGTCAATCTACTTAATTTTTATAgaatttatgttgttttttctaaatgaattatatatatatatatatatatatatatattctattaatttaaaaaaattaaatgtaagaagtatatttttttaaaagacgatttatttttaattaaaaaaataaatttttaaggaATTCGTCGTTGCAAACTTAAACTTTcttaaaaatatcacatttataaataataatttctaaactaaataaaattaataataatttaatatataatttttaaatgaaagtatattaattttttatttaaatttgggttattaaaaaaaacctaTTTATTTATGTACAGGGTAAAAAATAGATCCTGTTTTCTACTTTTATACGTTTTCCCCCATGCATCATTATTATAAAGAGAGATTGTTCCTTTTACCTTTCACCTTTTCTTGCTTCCCCATAGTTTTGAATTAAAGTAAGGGGCTGGACAGAAGCATTTTGAGTAGATGACCAAATGATTATCTAGAAAGTATAATCAAAACCTTTTACTTTTGCTTTTACCTTGAGAGATCCTtattattttgaagtttttatgcgattaaataaattaaacctAAAGTCAAGAGTATGCTTTGTTTTCTTCTCCTAGAAAACCCTTTCCAAATTGTAGTAAACAAAATTACACTTAATAATCTCAAAAATACAACATTCCCGTGTTAGtttgtccattttttttattacaatgaaGAAACCTTACTATTGCATGATAACTGTcgttgatattttatttatatcttatttaaatttataaaatattcttttatttatcaaCGAAAATACCTATTtagtaatttttatgtttatgaatgttaaatatttatattttgttcatatGTGTATTggtgaaaaatatttgtctcattgttttttaatatttatcaacgataaatatttgtctcgtatttttttatgtataaaaaattaattatttattatgtgattttggatatatatatatatatatatatatatatatatatatatatatatatatatattgcgcctatatttttattgttttttatgtataacttataaaatgacaaatatttatcacatattttttatttattaatgataaatctTTGTctcgtgatttttttttatatttatcactgataaatatttgtcttatgtATTTTAagcatcaattataaatatatatctcgtattattataatatttgtcTCATATCTTTTATATCAATCATAAATAAGAAATgaataatgtaaatttttttcatgaatAAACAACTTATGTAATGTGtaagtaaattaaatataatttaatatttttcatgttgtagtattattaatttaat
It includes:
- the LOC101511463 gene encoding uncharacterized protein yields the protein MSFEEKNHVTQEPDDVSCRIAVSLPVAHKDDDPMGITEETAHVPPRKKQNLLLEIPSRTPEECSQDFVSIKMPMTPSPTPTPKRVNFLVSSHSVDAPINNSPRSATSKGKSSIRNILPKLSFRYRTPADIEKANTPTPEVSSLGPREKPLISRSLSLSKIFTPRIKRTSSLPVEHIGISNTESTHGGNGSVGGPLSKKETRRKIARSLSVPTNNKDKSLRRMNSFFRVVPSTPRVKEINELLSASPTKDTENEDADDGGEDIAEEEAVCRICLVELCEGGETFKLECSCKGELALAHQECAIKWFSIKGNKTCDVCKEDVKNLPVTLLRIQSVRNRISGASRSPLEDVNGVWQEVPVLVIVSMLAYFCFLEQLLVAKMGTGAIAISLPFSCVLGLLSSMTSSTMVKSRFIWIYASFQFAMVVLFAHIFYSLVHVQAVLSVLLATFAGFGVVMSGSSILVEFFRWRRRSQALQEQQHGPQLMTQAGQQPQTVNTPRSDTSNRSHPVVQDLQNSNQS